TCCCCGGCTGCCCGCCGACGCCGGCCGCGACCATCCACGGCTTCGCCGTGGCGCTGGGCCTGCTGGAGCAGAAGCTGAAGGCCGAGACCCATGTCGAGGCCGCCGGCGAGACCGCCGCCCTGCCCCATCCCGACATCCCCTATGCCTTGCGGGTCCGGCTGGAACGCGAGGCGCGGCGGATGGCCGGCTACCGCCAGGGCCGCGACATCGCCGAGGAGTTCATGGCCCTGCTGGAGGGGCACGCGCACACGCCGGGATCCTTCACCCTGTCCGAACGGATGCTGGAGGCCATCGGCGAGGAGCGCGATCCGCGCCGCGCCGAGATCATCGGCCGGCTGGCCGAGGTGGTGCAGCAGGCCATCCGGGGAGAGACGCCATGAACAGCCTCGCACAGGCCGCCGATCCCGGCTCCATCCCCGGCCTGCGCGCCGGCCGGGGTGCCGCACCGGAGGTGATGTTTTACCAGCTGAACGCCAAGGTGCTGGAGCGCAAGGAGGATATTCCGGAGGATGCCCGGCAGGTGGTCTATTATTCGCTGGCCATCGGGCACCACATCGGCGTGTTCGACTGCTTCAAGCCGGCCTTCCGCTGCACCACCGCGGTGTTCGACCGCGTTCTCGACACGCTGAAGGACAATGAGGAGGCGCACCGCAAGCTGTCGGGCCTGCTGCGCTTCGGCGAGATCACGGTGGACAGCACCCACATCCGGCCGCTGATGACGGCCATCGACGCGGCGCTGCCCACCGCCCCGCCCGACGTGGCGGCCTGGCTCGACCGGCTGCGCACCGCACTGGACGCCATCCGGCGCGAGCCCGCGATCTATCTGATGGGGAGACGGCTGTCATGACCGATGTCGTATTCACGGTTGGGAACGTCCTGCGCGGCGACGACGGCGCCGGCCCGCTGCTGGCCCAGCTGCTCGACGAGCAGCCGGCCCCCGGCTGGACCGTGGTGGATGGCGAGGATGTCCCGGAAAACCACACCCACCACATCCGCTCGCTGGCGCCGCATCGGGTGCTGATCGTCGATGCCGCCGACATGGAGCTGCCGCCGGGCGAAGTCCGCCTGATCGAGCAGGACAGCGTCGCCGAGCAGTTCATGGTCACCACCCACGCCATCCCGCTGAATTTCCTGATCGACAGCCTGCGGGAAACCGTGCCGGAGATCCTGTTCCTCGGCATCCAGCCGCAGGACACCAGCTTCTTTGCGCCGGTCACCACGACCGTCCGCAGCTCCGTGGAGGCCGTGCATGCTCAGCTGGTCCGCGGCGAAGGTTTCGATGCCTACAAAACGGTGGGCTGATGCAAGTATCGAGGCAACTCAAGACAAGTGGAGGAATTTCGCCATGACGGATCCTGCATCGAAAGACACGCCGGTTCTCGGCATGGACGCCTATTCGCCCGCCGAGATTCAGGACAAGGTAGAAAAGCTGGGGGTGAAGAAGGCGACCATGCCCTTCCTGCCCAGCTTCATGCTGGCGGTGGTCGCCGGTGGCGGCATCGGGTTGGGCGGCATGTTCTTCGTCATCGTGCTGGCCGATCCGGCGCTGAGCTTTGCCATCCAGCGACTGCTGGGCGGGCTGGTCTTCTCGCTCGGCCTGTCGCTGGTCATGGTCGGCGGGGCGGAGCTGTTCACCGGCAACTGCCTGATCGTGATGGCGCGGGCCAACGGCCAGATCAGCACGGCACAGGTGCTGCGCAACTGGGCGACGATCTGGATCGGCAACGCCGTCGGGGCGATGGGCCTCGTCTTCCTGATCTATATGTCGCACCACACCGAGATGAACAACGGCGCGGTCGGCGGCGCCGTCCTGAAGCTCGCCATCGGCAAGATCGCGCCCGACGCGGTGACGATCTTCTTCAAGGGCATCCTGTGCAACCTGCTGGTCTGCCTCGCCGTCTGGCTCGCCTATGCCGGCCGCACGGTGACCGACAAGATCGTGGCGCTGACCCTGCCGGTCGCCGCCTTCGTCGCCGCCGGGTTCGAGCACTGCATCGCCAACCTGTATTTCCTGCCGCTGGCCTATCTGCTGAAGGTGACGGGCCATGTGCCGGCCGGGCTGGACGTGTCGGCGATCACGGCGGGCGGCATCCTGCACAACCTGCTGTTCGCCACGCTCGGCAACATCGTCGGCGGTTCGGTGTTCGTCGGCGGCATCTATTGGCTGATCTACCGCAAGGGGCTGGGCGGCCTGACCCCGCTGCCGTCGCGCAAGCCGCTGTCCTCGATGGGGCAGCCGGCGGCGACGCATTGATGGCGACCCGCTGAATCACAAAGCCCGCGGGCCGGCGACGAACCGGCGCGCGGGCTTTGTCTTTCAGGCCTGAGTCAATCGGGCATCGCGACCCGCGACGGCACCGCATAGACGGTGAAGCGGCCGTCGCGCACGTAGGCGACCACCCCCACCCCAACCGTCCCGGCGAAGCCGACGGACAGCGAGGTCGGGGCGGAAATGGCGGCGATCAGCGGGATGCCGGCGGCGGCGGTCTTGTGGACCATCTCGAAGGAACAGCGGCTCGACACCACGACGAAGCCGACCGTCGGATCGGTTCCGGCACGGGCCAGCGCGCCGATCAGCTTGTCCAGCGCATTGTGGCGCCCGACATCCTCACGCACCGCCACCAGTTCGCCGTCGGGCATGGCGAAGCCGGCGGCATGGACGGCGCCGGTCTGCCGGTTCAGGGTCTGTCCGGATGGCAAGGCCGCCATGGCACGGCGGATCGCGTCGGGCGCGATGCGGGCGGTGGAGGTGACGGGATCGAGCGGCCGCAGCGTCTCCGCGAAGCTGTCGGTGCCGCAGCGGCCGCAGCCGGACCCGCCCATCAGGTTGCGCTTGCGCCGCAGCAGGGCGGCGAGCCGCTCCACCGGCAACTGCATGCGGATGCGGACACCGTCCGCCAGTTCGTCGATTGCGGTGACCGACAGCTCTTCGGCGCTGCCGACGATCCCTTCGCTGAGGGAAAAGCCGGTGGCGAAATCCTCCAGGTCGGTCGGCGTCGCCAGCATGACGGCGAAGAGATCGTCGGCATAGACCAGCCCGACCGGCGCCTCGTCGACGATCATTTCCTCCCGGCTGTCGATGCCCGATCCGGTGCAGACGGTCGCCGGCACCAGCCGGGCCCCGCCACGGCCCAGGGATCGGCCCAGGGAAAGCGGAGTCGGAAGCGGGGCCGTACAGGCGGTTGCATGGTCCATGATGTGGCCGAAACCCTGGCTGTGGCGACATTTGCGGACGGAAAGGCGCGGACGCCGCCCGGGCGGTCCGTCATGGCGTACCGCCGGTGCTGCCTGTTCTGAAGCATGGATCACGGCGGCAAGGTCAGGCAGGCGCCCGCTGACCGACTCTGCGCCAACGAATTACGGAAAGACATGCGACATTCCAGCCCATCAAGAAATAATCTGAGAGTTTACAAAGATAATATCTGATTATCGGTTCATAGAAATGAATTATCGTCATGCATCTCTAAGTCATTGCCATGTATATTCCATCCTTTTATGTTTGCGCCACCCCCGAGGCAGTGATATTTATTGAAGCCGATCTAAACAGTCCACCGACTGATCGGCATGTCATCGGACTGCCATATCCGCATTCCCGGCGATCACGCGCCAAGCGCCCGATTGATCCGACGGGACGTTGTTCACGCAGGTCCCAACAGGGCCATTGGCCCGCGACTGCCGGCTCCCAGAGCGGAGAAGGACAATGCATGAGCTGTCACTGTGCGAACGGTTGCTGGAATTGCTGCAGGAGGAGTCGCAACGGCACGCCTTCCGTCGGGTCACGCGGATCAAGATGGCGGTGGGTCGGTTTGCTTGTGTCGATCCGGAGGCTCTTCGCTTCGCCTTCGACGTGATCAGGCGCGATACACTGGCCGACGGAGCGATGGTAGACATCGACCAGCCGCCCGGCTTGGTCTGGTGTGAGGATTGCGCCTGCGAAAGGGAGGTCCCGACGCGGCTCGCTCCTTGCCCAGCCTGCGGCAGCCTCCGCCTGTCCCCTCGCGGTGGGGACGAGTTAACGCTGGTCGAACTGGAAGTGGCGTGACCGCCGCAATAAGGAGCCCTGCCATGTGCCTTGGAGTGCCGGCCAGGATCATCACTATCGCCGATGCCGGACGGATGCTCGCCGTTGCCGAGATCCTGGGCGAAAGTCGGGAGGTCAACCTTTCCTGCATCGCCGAACCGGGCAGCCCCCTTTCCAACGAGATCGGGCAGTGGGTCCTGGTCCATATGGGCTTCGCACTTTCCCGCGTCGAGGAAGCCGACGCACAGGTCACCCTCGACCTGCTTCGCCAAGTCGACGAGGCGGAGGCCGGGAGAGGGCACCTGAAAGCCTCTCTGCTCGCCTAACCGGGGCGACACGGCCGGCCAAACCCCTGAGGAGATCATTCAGATGAACAGGTTCCTATCCGCCGGCCTTGCCGGAATTCTCACGGCGACGCTGGCTCTGCCAGTCGCTGCCCATCCTGGCCATGCCGGGGACGCGATGTTCCTGCAGGGACTCCTCCACCCGCTGACTGGAATCGACCATCTGTTGACGATGCTGGCGGTCGGCGTTTGGGCGGCACAGAATGGCGGCCGTGCGATCTGGCTGCTGCCGACGGCTTTCATCGCTATGCTGTCCAGCGGTGCTGTGCTCGGCATGGCCGGGATCGAGTTGCCGGCCGTCGAGGCCGGGACTGCCGCCTCGATTGTCGTTCTCGGGCTACTGGTTCTGCTGAACAAGCGCGTGCCGGTGGCTGCTGCCACGATCCTGGTCGGAGCTTTTGCCGTCCTGCATGGGCATGCGCACGGCACGGAGATGCCGCAGACAGCAGACCCGCTTTTTTATGGCCTGGGCTTCGTTCTATCCACCGTGATGCTACACGGTATCGGGATCGCCATCGGCTTGGCTCGCCTTATCCCCTTTCGGCCGCACGCATTCCGTATGTTTCGGTGACTGCAGTCGACGGCACTATCAAGTCGCTGCCGCTGGAACGGTTCAGTCCGCCGGTCGAGCATGAATCCGCGGATCGTAGCTCGGCCTGTTCGGGCGTGATGTAGCCGATGGCCGAGTGGGTGCGCTGGCGATTGTAGTAGGTTTCGATGTAGGCGAACACCTCCCGGCGGGTCTGGTCGCGGGTTTCGAACCGAGTACGGTGGACCAACTCGACCTTGAGGGTGTGGAAGAAGCTCTCCATGGGAGCATTATCATAGCAGCAGCCCTTGCGCGACATGGATTGCCGCATGCAGGCCGCCTGCAGCAGGTCGCGGTAGTCCCGGGAGGCATACTGACTTCCTTGATCGGAATGCTGGATGAGGCCTACGGCTGGCCTTTGGCGCTGGATGGCCATGACCAGGGCCGAAGTGGCGAGTTCGGCGCGCATATGGTCGCGCATCGCCCATCCAACGATCTCTTCCGGGTCGCCAAGTCGAGGATAGCCGCCAGATACAGCCAAACTTCGCCGGTGGGAAGATAGGTGATGTCGGCAAGCCAGACCCGGTTGGGCTGGGCCACCCGGAAGGCTTGGCACAGCAGATCGGGAGCAACCGGCAGGCCATGGCGGCTGCCGGTCGTGACGGGCCGGAACCGGCGTGCGGCCACGCCCCGGATACCGTCCCGGCGCATCAGATGCGCCACTCGGCCCCGGCTGGCGGTGCCGCTCTCTGCACGAAGGGCGGCATGCACGCGCGGGCTGCCATAGCAACCATGGCGATGACCATGGATGCGTCGGACCTCGGCCAGAAGCTGCCGGTTGTGGCAGCAGCCCGACTACTTTCCGGACGCCTACGCCAAGCGTAGTAACCACTGGCGGACACCCCGAGCACCATGCACATGAGCCGGGCCGGGAACTCGTCCGTGAACGACCGCCTCGTCTTCATCATCAGACACCTTCCCGCTCCACGCGGAGCTTAGCTGAGGTGTCCACTGAACCGGGGACGAAGATCGGAAGAGATGCGACGGACCAAATCATACCGTCCACCTAGTACGCGAAGAAAGCGGTTCTTGGCGTTCGCAGCCATGGACACACAACCTTTCGTCATGTCCAGAGCGGCAGCGCCCAAGGCGGTAAACCGTCACCGGCTACGTGTCCGATTTCCCGCCCATTCGGGCTCATATCTGATAAGCTATTGAATTTCCTAGAGAGAGGTTGGTTGGGGGACTAGGACCCCCAACCGACATCTCCTGAAACCCTTGCCAGCCTTGGCCCGCAACGGTTTCGACACCGACCGACGGCACAGAGATGGCACAGTCGGATGGCACATTCAAGGTGGCGGATCGATGGGCGGAGAAACCCGCACGCCACTGAGAACTAGGAGAGGAAGTTTTATCAACACGCCTGGCCCGTCACTGTAGCGGCTGGTGATGGATGAGCGGTTCACTGCGTCCCCTTGTTGAAAGGATATGCTGCCCGTGATGCAGTTCGACGGCTCAGGAAATGGCATACCAAGATATGTCTCCGACCAGATATTGCACTCCTGATTGCAGGGTTTAGTGGATTCGCCGTCGCTACCTCGGTAGACTCCCCAAAACGAAGTGGGTAGGGGGAGTCGCGTGGGCCAGGAAGCGTACAATTGCGGCTGCTCCGCTGCTGCCCAGTGGGCGGAGGTGAGGAGATGAGTGAACGGTTCTTTGAGCAGCCGATCCTGAATTCCCCTTACGAGCCGCCCCGGTTCCATCACGATCTCGACGCAGACGGTCAGCCGACGGACCGTCCCCCGGTCGCCGGCAGGCGCCGGTCGGAACTGATCACGCCGGTTCCGAAGCCGAAGAAGAAGAAAGGCAAGGCGGCGCCTGCCGATCAGGCCGGCTTCGTCTTCGCCGACCAGCAGGGTCTGACGACAGCGGAGGTCGAGTACAACCCGACTCCGATCATCAACGAGATCCGGCAGCACGTCGACTCCTGGCGCAACCTGCCCAATCCCACTGACTGGAAGGTGACTCCGGCGACGGCGAGGCTGCTCCAGCACTGGCGCCATCACGAGTTCAACGGGGTCCGTCCCTTCTTCTGCCAAGTCGAAGCGGTCGAGACGATCATCTGGCTAACCGAAGTCGCGCCGAGCAGTGCGCAGTACAAGAAGTTCTTGGAACACGTCGAGGGCGCGAACCTCCAGGCGAACCCGGAACTGCTGCGCATGGCCATGAAGATGGCGACCGGCAGCGGCAAGACGACGGTCATGGCGATGCTGATCGCGTGGCAGACGGTGAACGCCGTCCGCCATCCCAACAGCAAGCGGTTCAGCAAGGGCTTCCTGATCGTCACCCCCGGCATCACCATCAAGGACCGCCTGCGCGTCCTCCAGCCGAACGACCCGGACAGCTACTACAAGAACCGGGAGCTGGTGCCGGCGGACATGCTGCCGGACATCGACAAGGCCAAGATCGTCATCACCAACTACCACGCCTTCAAGCTGCGCGAGCGCATGGAGGTGTCGAAGCTCGGCCGTGCCCTGCTGAAGGGACGCGACGGCGACCTGAACACCGCCGAGACGGAAGGGCAGATGCTTCAGCGCGTCATGCCCGATCTGATGGGCATGAAGAGCCTCGTCGTCCTGAACGACGAGGCGCACCACTGCTACCGCGAGCGGCCCGGTGTGGACGACGGGCTGACAGGCGACGAGAAGAAGGAAGCGGACAAGAACAACGAGGCCGCCCGCCTCTGGATCACCGGCATCGAGACGGTGAAGCGCCACCTGGGCGTCCGCGGTGTCTACGACCTGTCGGCGACCCCCTTCTTCCTGCGCGGCTCGGGCTACGCGGAAGGTACGCTGTTCCCCTGGACGGTCAGCGACTTCTCGCTGATGGACGCCATCGAGTGCGGCATCGTCAAGCTGCCCCGCGTCCCCGTCGCCGACAACCTGCCGACCGGAGAGATGCCGGTCTACCGGAACCTGTGGGAGCACATCGGCAAGAAGATGCCGAAGAAGGGGCGCGGCAAGGGCGGTGAACTGGATCCTCTCTCCCTGCGTTCCGAGCTTCAGACAGCGTTGCAAGCCCTCTACGGCCACTACACAAAGGTTTTCGACCTGTGGGAGGAGAAGGGCATCGGCGTGCCGCCGGTGTTCATCATCGTCTGCAACAACACGTCGTCGTCCAAGCTGGTCTACGAGTTCATCTCCGGCTGGACGCGGACGGACGAGAACGGCAACACCCAGTTCAACCAGGGCCGGCTGGAGCTGTTCCGGAACTACGACGACTACGGCAACCGCCTGCCGCGCATGCGCACCCTGCTGATCGACAGCGAGCAACTGGAGTCCGACGAGGCGTTGGACACGGAGTTCCGCGCCGCCGCCGCCGAGGAGATCGACCAGTTCAAGCGTGAGTTGGTCCAGCGCGACGGCGCAGGAGCCGCCGACAAGCTGACCGACAAGGACCTGCTGCGCGAGGTGATGAACACGGTCGGCCGCAAGGGCCGACTGGGCGAGCAGGTCCGCTGCGTCGTGTCGGTGTCCATGCTGACCGAGGGCTGGGACACCAACACGGTCACCCACATCCTGGGCGTGCGCGCCTTCGGAACGCAGCTTCTCTGCGAACAGGTCGTTGGCCGGGCGCTGCGCCGCCAGTCCTACGAGCTGAACGACCAGGGCCTGTTCAACGCGGAGTACGCGGACGTCCTCGGCATCCCCTTCGACTTCACCGCCAAGCCGGTCGTCGCCAAGCCGGCCACACCGCGGGAGACGGTGCGCGTGCACGCGGTGAAGGAGCGGGCGGACCTGGAGATCCTCTACCCGCGCGTCGAGGGCTACCGCGTCGAGCTGCCCAACGAGCGGCTGTCGGCGACCTTCTCCGAGAACTCGACCCTCTATCTGACGCCGGAACTCGTCGGCCCCTGCTCTGTCCTGCTCGAGGGCATCGTTGGAGAGGGCGTGACGCTGAACGTCGACCACTTGGAGAAGGTCCGCCCCAGCACGATCGCCTACAACCTCGCCAAGCACCTGCTGTTCAAGCACTTCCGCGATCCGGGGGAGGAGCCGAAGCTGCACCTCTTCGGCCCGCTGAAGCGCATCACCAAGCAGTGGCTGGACGCCGGCCACCTGAAGTGCGCCGGCGGCACCTTCCCGGCGCAGCTGATGTACCAGGAGATCGCCGACCAAGCGGCGGAGCGCATCTACCTCGCCTGCCAGGCCGGGCTGGAAGGGGAACGCCGCATCAAGGCGATCCTCGACCCCTACAACCCGACCGGCTCCACCCGCTTCGTCAACTTCACCACCAGCAAGGAACTGCGGTGGGAGACCAGCGCGAAGCACTGCCACGTCAACCTCGTCATCTGCGACAGCGAGTGGGAGGTGGAGTTCGCCCGCGTCGCCGAGGAGCATCCCAGCGTCCTGGCTTACGTGAAGAACCAAGGCCTGGGGTTCGAGGTGCCGTACCGCGACGGCTCCACGCCGCGCAAGTACATCCCCGACTTCATCCTGCACGTCGACGACGGGCACCCCGATCCGCTCAACCTGATCATCGAGATCAAGGGCTACC
The sequence above is a segment of the Azospirillum sp. TSH100 genome. Coding sequences within it:
- a CDS encoding formate hydrogenlyase maturation HycH family protein, encoding MNSLAQAADPGSIPGLRAGRGAAPEVMFYQLNAKVLERKEDIPEDARQVVYYSLAIGHHIGVFDCFKPAFRCTTAVFDRVLDTLKDNEEAHRKLSGLLRFGEITVDSTHIRPLMTAIDAALPTAPPDVAAWLDRLRTALDAIRREPAIYLMGRRLS
- the hycI gene encoding hydrogenase maturation peptidase HycI, which encodes MTDVVFTVGNVLRGDDGAGPLLAQLLDEQPAPGWTVVDGEDVPENHTHHIRSLAPHRVLIVDAADMELPPGEVRLIEQDSVAEQFMVTTHAIPLNFLIDSLRETVPEILFLGIQPQDTSFFAPVTTTVRSSVEAVHAQLVRGEGFDAYKTVG
- a CDS encoding formate/nitrite transporter family protein — protein: MTDPASKDTPVLGMDAYSPAEIQDKVEKLGVKKATMPFLPSFMLAVVAGGGIGLGGMFFVIVLADPALSFAIQRLLGGLVFSLGLSLVMVGGAELFTGNCLIVMARANGQISTAQVLRNWATIWIGNAVGAMGLVFLIYMSHHTEMNNGAVGGAVLKLAIGKIAPDAVTIFFKGILCNLLVCLAVWLAYAGRTVTDKIVALTLPVAAFVAAGFEHCIANLYFLPLAYLLKVTGHVPAGLDVSAITAGGILHNLLFATLGNIVGGSVFVGGIYWLIYRKGLGGLTPLPSRKPLSSMGQPAATH
- the fdhD gene encoding formate dehydrogenase accessory sulfurtransferase FdhD, whose product is MDHATACTAPLPTPLSLGRSLGRGGARLVPATVCTGSGIDSREEMIVDEAPVGLVYADDLFAVMLATPTDLEDFATGFSLSEGIVGSAEELSVTAIDELADGVRIRMQLPVERLAALLRRKRNLMGGSGCGRCGTDSFAETLRPLDPVTSTARIAPDAIRRAMAALPSGQTLNRQTGAVHAAGFAMPDGELVAVREDVGRHNALDKLIGALARAGTDPTVGFVVVSSRCSFEMVHKTAAAGIPLIAAISAPTSLSVGFAGTVGVGVVAYVRDGRFTVYAVPSRVAMPD
- the hypA gene encoding hydrogenase maturation nickel metallochaperone HypA, producing the protein MHELSLCERLLELLQEESQRHAFRRVTRIKMAVGRFACVDPEALRFAFDVIRRDTLADGAMVDIDQPPGLVWCEDCACEREVPTRLAPCPACGSLRLSPRGGDELTLVELEVA
- a CDS encoding HypC/HybG/HupF family hydrogenase formation chaperone gives rise to the protein MCLGVPARIITIADAGRMLAVAEILGESREVNLSCIAEPGSPLSNEIGQWVLVHMGFALSRVEEADAQVTLDLLRQVDEAEAGRGHLKASLLA
- a CDS encoding HupE/UreJ family protein; translation: MNRFLSAGLAGILTATLALPVAAHPGHAGDAMFLQGLLHPLTGIDHLLTMLAVGVWAAQNGGRAIWLLPTAFIAMLSSGAVLGMAGIELPAVEAGTAASIVVLGLLVLLNKRVPVAAATILVGAFAVLHGHAHGTEMPQTADPLFYGLGFVLSTVMLHGIGIAIGLARLIPFRPHAFRMFR
- a CDS encoding BPTD_3080 family restriction endonuclease translates to MSERFFEQPILNSPYEPPRFHHDLDADGQPTDRPPVAGRRRSELITPVPKPKKKKGKAAPADQAGFVFADQQGLTTAEVEYNPTPIINEIRQHVDSWRNLPNPTDWKVTPATARLLQHWRHHEFNGVRPFFCQVEAVETIIWLTEVAPSSAQYKKFLEHVEGANLQANPELLRMAMKMATGSGKTTVMAMLIAWQTVNAVRHPNSKRFSKGFLIVTPGITIKDRLRVLQPNDPDSYYKNRELVPADMLPDIDKAKIVITNYHAFKLRERMEVSKLGRALLKGRDGDLNTAETEGQMLQRVMPDLMGMKSLVVLNDEAHHCYRERPGVDDGLTGDEKKEADKNNEAARLWITGIETVKRHLGVRGVYDLSATPFFLRGSGYAEGTLFPWTVSDFSLMDAIECGIVKLPRVPVADNLPTGEMPVYRNLWEHIGKKMPKKGRGKGGELDPLSLRSELQTALQALYGHYTKVFDLWEEKGIGVPPVFIIVCNNTSSSKLVYEFISGWTRTDENGNTQFNQGRLELFRNYDDYGNRLPRMRTLLIDSEQLESDEALDTEFRAAAAEEIDQFKRELVQRDGAGAADKLTDKDLLREVMNTVGRKGRLGEQVRCVVSVSMLTEGWDTNTVTHILGVRAFGTQLLCEQVVGRALRRQSYELNDQGLFNAEYADVLGIPFDFTAKPVVAKPATPRETVRVHAVKERADLEILYPRVEGYRVELPNERLSATFSENSTLYLTPELVGPCSVLLEGIVGEGVTLNVDHLEKVRPSTIAYNLAKHLLFKHFRDPGEEPKLHLFGPLKRITKQWLDAGHLKCAGGTFPAQLMYQEIADQAAERIYLACQAGLEGERRIKAILDPYNPTGSTRFVNFTTSKELRWETSAKHCHVNLVICDSEWEVEFARVAEEHPSVLAYVKNQGLGFEVPYRDGSTPRKYIPDFILHVDDGHPDPLNLIIEIKGYRRGDAQLKAETMNNLWVPGVNNLGRYGRWAFAEFHHVFEIEQRFGELIQSFLQDKAA